A part of Sander vitreus isolate 19-12246 chromosome 8, sanVit1, whole genome shotgun sequence genomic DNA contains:
- the LOC144522010 gene encoding endoplasmic reticulum-Golgi intermediate compartment protein 2-like: MRRLTKKKALTLVKELDAFPKVPESYVESTASGGTVSLIAFTLMAVLAFLEFFVYRDTWMKYEYEVDKDFSSKLRINVDITVAMRCQYIGADVLDLAENMVASDGLKYEPVNFELSPEKRLWHMTLLHIQERLRVEHALQDVLFKAAMKGAPPAEPQSEDSPTTLNACRIHGHLYVNKVAGNFHVTVGKSIPHPRGHAHLAALVSHDTYNFSHRIDHLSFGEVVPGIISPLDGTEKVSAESNHMFQYFITIVPTKLNTYKVSAETHQYSVTERERVINHAAGSHGVSGIFMKYDINSLMVKVTEQHMPLWQFLVRLCGIIGGIFSTTGMLHGVIGFLVDVICCRFQMGIYKHLKEVPLNEQPNSETLIPPENDAQ; encoded by the exons ATGAGGAGACTGACCAAGAAGAAGGCTCTGACTCTGGTAAAGGAGTTGGACGCGTTTCCCAAAGTTCCCGAGAGCTATGTAGAGTCCACAGCCAGCGGTGGGACAG TGTCTCTGATAGCATTCACTCTCATGGCTGTCCTCGCCTTCCTGGAGTTCTTTGTGTACAGAGACACATGGATGAAGTATGAGTATGAGGTGGACAAAGACTTCAGCAG TAAGCTGAGGATAAATGTTGACATTACAGTGGCCATGAGATGCCAAT ATATAGGTGCAGATGTCCTGGATCTGGCAGAGAACATGGTTGCTTCTGATGGTTTAAAATATGAACCA GTCAACTTTGAGCTCTCCCCAGAGAAAAGATTATGGCACAT GACACTTCTGCACATCCAGGAGCGTCTGAGAGTGGAGCACGCTCTCCAGGACGTACTTTTCAAGGCTGCAATGAAAGGAGCTCCTCCTGCTGAGCCTCAAAG TGAGGACAGTCCCACTACCCTTAATGCCTGCAGGATACATGGACACCTGTATGTCAACAAGGTGGCAGGAAATTTCCACGTTACCGTTGGCAA GTCCATCCCTCATCCCAGAGGCCATGCTCATCTAGCTGCACTTGTCAGCCATGACA CTTATAATTTCTCTCACCGGATTGACCACCTGTCCTTTGGAGAAGTGGTTCCTGGGATTATTAGCCCTCTGGACGGCACAGAGAAAGTCTCCGCTGAAT CTAACCACATGTTTCAGTACTTTATCACCATTGTGCCCACCAAACTGAACACCTACAAGGTCTCTGCAGAAACACACCAGTACTCCGTCACTGAGCGG GAACGAGTGATAAACCATGCTGCAGGCAGTCATGGAGTCTCAGGGATCTTTATGAAATACGATATAAACTCACTAATGGTCAAAGTCACCGAGCAGCACATGCCTCTCTGGCAGTTTCTTGTCAGACTCTGTGGCATCATTGGAGGCATTTTCTCTACAACAG GGATGCTACACGGTGTGATAGGATTCTTGGTTGATGTCATTTGCTGCCGTTTCCAAATGGGAATCTACAAACATCTTAAG GAGGTTCCTCTGAATGAGCAGCCGAACAGTGAAACCTTGATTCCTCCAGAAAATGACGCTCAATAA
- the kxd1 gene encoding kxDL motif-containing protein 1, which translates to MVEPTASGVFCNRMLSMVNSEDVNAIIQAQRHMLDRFEKTNEMLINFNGLSNVRLHQMNERFLLHTRTLVEMKKDLDSVFRRIRTLKGKIAKQYPEAFSNIHESPILEDDDDDEFDPVPPGAPTTITTATSEQSTESCDTSPDVISPTVSRCSEDLSQELPDTPTSDVLETAVLQDEGPDSVPAE; encoded by the exons ATGGTGGAGCCCACAGCATCTGGCGTGTTCTGTAACAGGATGCTGAGCATGGTCAACTCTGAGGATGTGAACGCCATCATCCAGGCTCAGAGACACAT GCTTGATCGCTTTGAGAAAACCAATGAAATGTTGATCAACTTTAACGGGCTGTCTAACGTGCGACTGCATCAGATGAACGAACGCTTCCTACTCCACACTCGCACCCTCGTGGAGATGAAGAAAGATCTAGACAGCGTCTTCAGGAGGATCAG GACACTAAAAGGGAAGATTGCTAAGCAGTACCCAGAAGCTTTCAGCA ATATCCATGAGTCGCCCATCCTGGAGGACGACGACGATGATGAGTTTGACCCAGTTCCCCCCGGTGCTCCCACAACAATTACAACAGCCACCTCGGAGCAGAGCACAGAGTCCTGTGACACAAGTCCAGATGTGATCTCACCCACTGTGAGCAGATGCTCTGAAGATCTGTCTCAAGAGCTGCCTGACACGCCCACCTCCGATGTCCTAGAGACAGCTGTCCTACAGGACGAGGGTCCGGACTCTGTACCTGCAGAATag